In the Heterodontus francisci isolate sHetFra1 chromosome 6, sHetFra1.hap1, whole genome shotgun sequence genome, one interval contains:
- the poglut3 gene encoding protein O-glucosyltransferase 3, which translates to MQRQRLFCVFLMFFMISVAKCETRKEEVSAVKSLVWGPGLRADVVLPVRYFYIQAVTYTGENLTDSPGSDTFSVVIKVLSSREHVRRYVPAPLDRNDGTFLMRYRMYGTATEGLTIEVFHEGQHVGQSPYILKGPVYHEYCYCPEEEPQTWKDTVSCPAEEEQISSDFTNFPSIDLSLLLEQVPNRFGDRGIVHYTILNNQIYRRTMGRYTDFKMFSDEMLLSLARKVRLPNVEFYINVGDWPLETREMKDNPLPIISWCGSEDTADIVLPTYDITRSTLETLRGVTNDLLSIQGQTGPAWCNKTEQAFWRGRDSREERLKLVRISKNYPELLDAGITAYFFFREEEKELGKAQLISFFDFFKYKYQVNVDGTVAAYRFPYLMLGDSLVLKQDSKYYEHFYRSLKPWKHYVPLKRDLSDVIERIKWVKDNDAEAQKIARLGQALARELLQPSSLYCYYYIVLQEYAKRQTTKPEIREGMEHVLQPTDHESICNCKRTANIKEEL; encoded by the exons ATGCAGCGGCAGCGTTTGTTCTGCGTCTTTTTGATGTTTTTTATGATTTCTGTTGCTAAATGTGAAACAAGGAAAGAGGAAGTGAGTGCTGTAAAAAGTTTGGTCTGGGGGCCGGGTCTGAGGGCTGATGTTGTGCTGCCGGTTCGATATTTCTACATCCAGGCAGTTACCTATACAGGAGAAAATCTCACCGATTCTCCTG GGAGTGATACATTCAGTGTGGTGATCAAAGTGCTGTCCTCCAGAGAACATGTTCGGCGTTACGTACCTGCACCCTTGGATCGAAATGATGGAACATTTCTTATGAGGTATCGAATGTATGGAACTGCTACAGAGGGGCTAACGATTGAAGTATTTCATGAAGGTCAACATGTAGGCCAGTCTCCATATATTTTAAAAG GACCAGTTTATCATGAATACTGTTACTGTCCAGAAGAGGAGCCCCAGACATGGAAAGATACTGTATCTTGTCCTGCAGAAGAGGAACAGATTTCTAGCGACTTCACTAATTTTCCGAGTATAGATCTCTCACTCCTACTAGAACAAGTACCAAACAGATTTGGTGATCGAGGAATTGTTCACTACACCATATTAAATAACCAGATTTATCGACGAACCATGGGACGGTACACTGACTTCAAAATGTTTTCAGATGAAATGCTACTTTCTTTAGCAAGAAAA GTTCGATTGCCCAATGTTGAATTCTATATAAATGTTGGAGATTGGCCATTGGAAACTCGTGAAATGAAAGATAACCCCTTGCCTATCATTTCTTGGTGTGGCTCTGAGGACACTGCTGATATTGTCCTTCCGACATATGACATAACACGCTCTACATTAGAAACACTGCGTGGTGTAacaaatgaccttctctccattcaAGGACAGACTG gtcctgcatggtgcaATAAAACAGAGCAAGCTTTTTGGAGAGGAAGGGACAGCCGTGAAGAGAGGCTGAAACTAGTGAGGATCTCTAAAAATTATCCTGAGCTGTTGGATGCTGGAATAACTGCCTATTTCTTCTTTCGTGAAGAAGAGAAAGAACTTGGAAAAGCACAATTGATCAGTTTCTTTGACTTctttaag TATAAATACCAAGTGAATGTGGATGGTACTGTGGCAGCTTACAGGTTCCCATACCTTATGTTGGGTGACAGCCTTGTGTTGAAGCAGGATTCTAAATACTATGAGCACTTCTACAGATCTCTGAAACCATGGAAACACTATGTTCCACTGAAGAGAGATTTGAGTGATGTTATTGAAAGGATTAAATGGGTGAAG GATAATGATGCCGAAGCACAGAAAATTGCCAGATTAGGACAAGCTCTAGCTAGAGAGCTCCTGCAGCCTTCAAGTCTTTACTGTTACTATTACATAGTCTTACAG